One region of Rhodocaloribacter litoris genomic DNA includes:
- a CDS encoding O-acetyl-ADP-ribose deacetylase: MDTLQIGNTTLRLVQGDITEQDVEAVVNAANSSLMGGGGVDGAIHRRGGPRILAACRQIRTEQYPDGLPAGEAVITTAGELPARWVIHTVGPIWTGGGNGEEKILAAAYRNSLALAHQHGLRTVAFPSISTGAYGFPITLAAPIALRTVRDEVQARPGAFAEVRFVLFSEADYETYRTALEVLAKAA; encoded by the coding sequence ATGGATACGCTGCAGATCGGTAACACGACGTTGCGCCTCGTTCAGGGCGACATCACGGAACAGGACGTGGAGGCCGTGGTCAATGCGGCCAACTCGAGCCTGATGGGCGGCGGCGGCGTGGACGGCGCGATCCACCGGCGCGGCGGCCCGCGCATCCTGGCAGCCTGCAGGCAGATTCGCACCGAACAGTATCCGGACGGCCTGCCCGCCGGTGAGGCCGTCATCACGACTGCCGGTGAGTTACCTGCCCGGTGGGTGATTCACACCGTCGGCCCGATCTGGACAGGCGGTGGAAACGGCGAGGAGAAAATCCTGGCCGCCGCCTACCGAAACAGCCTGGCCCTGGCCCACCAGCACGGCCTGCGGACGGTTGCCTTCCCCTCGATCAGCACCGGAGCCTACGGCTTCCCGATCACGCTGGCCGCCCCCATCGCCCTGCGCACCGTCCGCGACGAGGTCCAGGCCCGGCCCGGCGCCTTCGCCGAGGTCCGCTTCGTCCTCTTCTCCGAAGCCGACTACGAAACCTACCGCACGGCCCTCGAAGTCCTTGCCAAAGCCGCTTGA
- the egtD gene encoding L-histidine N(alpha)-methyltransferase encodes MPEQNHGVAVLDTRPRPADTRAEVLDGLRRPQKTLPSKYFYDERGSRLFDEITRLPEYYLTRTELDIMTRYVAEMAACLGPRCLLVEYGSGSSLKTRILLDHLPDVAAYVPVDISRAHLEAAAARLAEEYPGLRILPVCADYTASFELPDPGVPFRRVAVYFPGSTIGNFTPEEARAFLERIAGVAGPGGGLLIGVDLRKDPAVIEPAYNDARGVTAAFNRNILVHLNRLLGAGFDPEAFAHHAFFNEAESRVEMHLVSLKDQCVRLDGEAIPIRRGETILTEYSYKYTPEAFATLAESAGFRVERVWTDEARYFSVQYLCVR; translated from the coding sequence GGCCGAGGTGCTCGACGGGTTGCGGCGGCCGCAGAAAACGCTGCCTTCGAAGTATTTCTACGACGAACGCGGTTCCCGCCTCTTCGACGAGATCACCCGGTTGCCGGAGTACTACCTGACCCGTACCGAACTCGACATCATGACGCGGTACGTGGCGGAGATGGCGGCCTGCCTGGGACCGCGCTGCCTGCTCGTCGAGTACGGCAGCGGCAGCAGCCTGAAGACGCGTATCCTCTTGGATCACCTGCCGGACGTGGCCGCCTACGTGCCCGTGGACATCTCGCGGGCGCACCTGGAGGCCGCCGCCGCCCGGCTCGCGGAGGAGTATCCCGGCCTGCGCATCCTGCCCGTCTGCGCCGACTACACGGCTTCGTTCGAGCTCCCGGACCCCGGCGTCCCCTTCCGCCGCGTGGCCGTCTACTTTCCGGGCTCCACCATCGGCAACTTCACGCCGGAGGAAGCCCGCGCCTTCCTCGAGCGCATTGCCGGCGTGGCCGGACCGGGCGGCGGCCTGCTCATCGGCGTGGACCTGCGCAAAGACCCGGCCGTCATCGAACCCGCCTACAACGATGCTCGGGGCGTCACGGCCGCCTTCAACCGGAACATCCTCGTGCACCTCAACCGGCTGCTCGGGGCCGGCTTCGACCCGGAGGCCTTCGCCCACCACGCCTTCTTCAACGAGGCCGAAAGCCGCGTCGAGATGCACCTGGTGAGCCTGAAAGACCAGTGCGTCCGCCTCGACGGCGAGGCCATCCCGATCCGGCGCGGCGAGACGATCCTGACCGAATACTCGTACAAGTATACGCCGGAGGCCTTCGCCACCCTGGCCGAAAGCGCCGGTTTTCGCGTCGAGCGGGTGTGGACCGACGAGGCTCGCTATTTCAGCGTGCAATACCTGTGCGTTCGCTGA
- a CDS encoding DNA polymerase domain-containing protein has product MSHPLPASGSPTDIALFGKDATPRIVDVQPLLDGDAARVRVYRRSPDGRHIETETAPFFPFFFLSDITLLNGFPRERFRFQRLAGDNFFRFLVVFSSWTAYWDAVRHVERRTERRESRPEALYLVGNPAQQYLMQTGRTCFKEMTFDDLHRLQLDIEVYTEHGFPLAERPGDAVVIVALSDNRGWRRLLHRAPGVTVAHGEAFETEAALLGRLIELVRERDPDVIEGHNVYAFDLAYLQARCQRHGLALTLGRDGSTPRVFPSSMRFAERTVDFPAFEIPGRHIVDTYFQVMSYDVFKRDLPGYGLKAAARYFGFAAKERTYVEGPELARAWREDPARLLAYALDDVTETERLARHLSGSTFYLTQMLPMPYGQVARTGPAAKIEALFVREYLRRRHSLPKSQWGSQTAGGYTDVFITGVTGPIVYADVESLYPSIMLQYDVRPRSDALGLFPELLRRLTELRLEAKHRMKTAPSEELRSELDARQTSYKNIINSFYGHLGFSLALFNDFAEADRVATTGQQLLRRIIGLIRKAGGRVVEVDTDGVLFVPPPGVAGEAAERAFVRQLNEAMPPGIRIGFDGRFKKMLSYKKKNYALLTYDDRLRFKGSSLVSRSTERFGRRFVREAVRLLLDEDIQGLHDLYLAYRDRITAHAWDGVEDFARTETLKDTLEQYEADVAAGKRPRAAAYELARRRAETTGQPVRKGDRVTYYIAGTGAHVTGFENARLAGEWDPARPDENTAYYLKRLDEFARKFEPFFTEHDFRLIFSPEDLFGFSPRGIRPLTHERVPDEVEDEIPF; this is encoded by the coding sequence GTGTCCCACCCGCTCCCTGCCTCCGGCTCCCCGACGGACATCGCCCTCTTCGGTAAGGATGCGACGCCCCGCATCGTGGACGTCCAGCCCCTGCTCGACGGCGACGCGGCCCGGGTGCGCGTCTACCGGCGCAGCCCCGACGGCCGCCACATCGAAACGGAGACGGCCCCCTTCTTCCCCTTCTTCTTCCTCAGCGACATCACCCTGCTGAACGGGTTTCCCCGCGAGCGTTTCCGCTTCCAGCGACTCGCCGGGGACAACTTCTTCCGCTTCCTGGTCGTCTTCTCCTCGTGGACAGCCTACTGGGACGCCGTGCGCCACGTAGAGCGCCGCACCGAGCGCCGCGAAAGCCGGCCGGAGGCGCTCTACCTCGTCGGCAACCCGGCACAGCAGTACCTGATGCAGACCGGCCGGACGTGCTTCAAGGAGATGACGTTCGACGACCTGCACCGGCTCCAGCTCGACATCGAGGTCTACACCGAGCACGGTTTCCCGCTGGCGGAACGCCCCGGGGACGCCGTCGTCATCGTCGCCCTCTCGGACAACCGGGGCTGGCGACGGCTACTCCACCGGGCGCCCGGCGTGACGGTGGCCCACGGAGAGGCCTTCGAGACGGAAGCCGCGCTGCTCGGCCGCCTCATCGAACTCGTGCGCGAGCGCGACCCGGATGTGATCGAGGGCCACAACGTCTACGCCTTCGACCTGGCCTACCTGCAGGCCCGCTGCCAGCGGCACGGCCTGGCCCTCACCCTGGGCCGCGATGGCAGCACCCCCCGCGTCTTCCCCTCCAGCATGCGTTTCGCCGAACGCACCGTCGACTTCCCCGCCTTCGAGATCCCCGGCCGGCACATCGTCGACACCTACTTCCAGGTGATGAGCTACGACGTCTTCAAGCGCGACCTGCCCGGCTACGGGCTGAAGGCCGCCGCCCGCTACTTCGGCTTCGCCGCCAAGGAGCGCACCTACGTCGAAGGCCCCGAACTGGCCCGCGCCTGGCGGGAAGACCCGGCCCGGCTGCTGGCCTATGCCCTCGACGACGTGACCGAAACCGAGCGCCTGGCCCGCCACCTCTCCGGCTCCACGTTCTACCTGACGCAGATGCTCCCGATGCCCTACGGCCAGGTGGCCCGCACCGGCCCGGCCGCCAAGATCGAGGCCCTCTTCGTGCGCGAATACCTGCGCCGGCGACACAGCCTGCCGAAAAGCCAGTGGGGCAGCCAGACGGCCGGCGGCTACACCGACGTCTTCATCACCGGCGTCACCGGCCCGATCGTCTACGCCGACGTCGAAAGCCTCTATCCGTCGATCATGCTCCAGTACGACGTCCGCCCCCGGAGCGACGCCCTCGGCCTCTTTCCCGAACTCCTCCGCCGCCTGACCGAACTGCGCCTCGAAGCCAAACACCGGATGAAGACGGCCCCGTCCGAAGAACTGCGCAGCGAACTCGACGCCCGCCAGACCTCGTACAAGAACATCATCAATAGCTTCTACGGCCACCTCGGGTTCAGCCTGGCCCTTTTCAACGACTTCGCCGAAGCCGACCGCGTGGCGACGACCGGCCAGCAGCTCCTGCGCCGGATCATCGGACTGATCCGCAAAGCCGGCGGACGGGTGGTGGAAGTGGACACCGACGGCGTGCTCTTCGTCCCCCCGCCGGGCGTTGCGGGAGAAGCCGCCGAACGGGCTTTCGTCCGGCAACTGAACGAAGCCATGCCTCCCGGCATCCGGATCGGCTTCGACGGGCGCTTCAAGAAGATGCTCTCGTACAAGAAAAAGAACTACGCCCTGCTCACCTACGACGACCGGCTCCGCTTCAAGGGCTCCTCGCTCGTTTCCCGCTCGACGGAGCGCTTCGGCCGGCGCTTCGTCCGCGAGGCCGTCCGCCTCCTGCTCGACGAAGACATCCAGGGCCTGCACGATCTCTACCTGGCCTACCGGGACCGCATCACCGCCCACGCCTGGGACGGCGTGGAGGACTTTGCCCGCACCGAGACGCTCAAAGACACACTCGAGCAGTACGAGGCCGACGTGGCCGCCGGCAAGCGCCCCCGGGCCGCCGCGTACGAACTGGCCCGCCGCCGGGCCGAGACGACCGGCCAGCCCGTGCGCAAGGGCGACCGCGTCACGTACTACATCGCCGGAACCGGCGCCCACGTCACCGGCTTCGAAAACGCCCGCCTCGCCGGGGAATGGGACCCCGCCCGGCCCGATGAGAACACCGCCTACTACCTCAAACGCCTCGACGAGTTCGCCCGCAAGTTCGAACCCTTCTTCACCGAGCACGACTTCCGCCTCATCTTCTCCCCGGAAGACCTGTTTGGCTTCTCCCCCCGGGGCATCCGCCCGCTCACCCACGAGCGCGTCCCGGACGAGGTCGAAGACGAGATCCCGTTCTGA
- a CDS encoding inorganic diphosphatase, protein MAHPWHDIPIGPEAPELFQAVIEIPQGGKVKYELDKESGLLRVDRVLYSSVIYPANYGFIPRTLGDDNDPLDVLVLMQEPVAPLSILRARPIGLMNMLDQGQNDEKIICVHLDDPAFNGYYHIWELPEHRLRELKRFFLDYKKLEEKEVLVQDFLGPDKARAVVAQGMKRYREIFLRPAQEEEAGGGT, encoded by the coding sequence ATGGCGCATCCCTGGCACGACATCCCCATCGGTCCCGAGGCCCCGGAGCTTTTTCAGGCGGTCATCGAGATCCCGCAGGGGGGCAAGGTCAAGTACGAACTCGACAAGGAGTCGGGGCTGCTTCGCGTCGACCGGGTACTCTATTCGTCGGTCATCTATCCGGCCAACTACGGTTTCATTCCGCGGACGCTGGGCGACGACAACGACCCGCTCGACGTGCTGGTGCTGATGCAGGAGCCCGTGGCCCCGCTGAGCATCCTGCGCGCCCGCCCCATCGGCCTGATGAACATGCTGGATCAGGGGCAGAACGATGAGAAGATCATCTGCGTGCACCTGGACGATCCGGCCTTCAACGGCTATTACCACATCTGGGAGCTGCCCGAACACCGGCTCCGCGAGCTGAAACGCTTCTTCCTCGACTACAAGAAGCTGGAGGAAAAGGAGGTGCTCGTGCAGGACTTCCTCGGCCCCGACAAAGCCCGCGCCGTGGTGGCCCAGGGGATGAAACGCTACCGGGAGATTTTTCTCAGGCCGGCGCAGGAGGAAGAAGCCGGGGGCGGGACCTGA
- a CDS encoding sialidase family protein, translating into MSPEPEIPLAAVEPLALEAAPGSSSPHLTVGPDGTVYAVWIDPVEEDRHALRLATYAPGDTAWSIPRTIASGARWFVNWADVPSLAVGADGVLVAHWLVYNGTERYAYGVRVSRSADGGATWSAPVWLHEDDSPTEHGFVSMVPVAGGAMRVVWLDGRLFARGDRTMTLRGRLLHADGSFGPEALLDERVCECCPTAAVSLDDGAVLVVYRNRTGEEVRDIWRVRFDGTAWGSPAPVHEDGWEITGCPVNGPAVAARGKQVVVAWFTAAGEVPHVKAAFSEDGGETFGPPVLLDQGQPTGRVDAVLLDDGTAFVSWIEGKSAGEEAGLYARRVTPDGRTSEAVLLMPSTTSRAGGYPRMVHAGQELVFAWTEPGTPGRVRSARARLGN; encoded by the coding sequence ATGTCGCCGGAGCCGGAGATTCCTCTTGCTGCCGTTGAGCCGCTTGCGCTGGAGGCGGCGCCCGGCAGCAGTTCACCTCACCTGACCGTCGGGCCGGACGGGACGGTCTACGCCGTGTGGATCGATCCGGTGGAAGAGGACCGGCATGCGCTCCGCCTGGCCACCTATGCACCCGGGGATACGGCCTGGAGCATCCCGCGGACCATTGCTTCGGGAGCGCGCTGGTTCGTCAACTGGGCGGATGTGCCGTCGCTGGCGGTGGGGGCGGACGGTGTGCTGGTGGCGCACTGGCTGGTCTATAACGGAACCGAACGGTATGCCTACGGCGTCAGGGTGAGCCGCTCGGCTGACGGCGGCGCCACGTGGAGCGCTCCGGTATGGCTCCACGAAGACGACAGTCCCACCGAGCACGGCTTCGTCTCGATGGTGCCCGTGGCGGGGGGGGCCATGCGGGTCGTCTGGCTGGACGGCCGCCTGTTTGCCCGGGGCGATCGCACCATGACCCTGCGCGGGCGCCTGCTGCATGCCGACGGGTCGTTCGGCCCCGAAGCCCTGCTCGACGAGCGCGTCTGTGAGTGCTGTCCCACGGCGGCCGTGTCGCTGGACGACGGCGCCGTGCTGGTCGTCTACCGGAACCGCACCGGGGAAGAGGTGCGGGACATCTGGCGCGTCCGTTTCGACGGCACGGCCTGGGGTTCCCCGGCACCGGTGCACGAAGACGGCTGGGAGATCACCGGATGCCCGGTCAACGGCCCGGCGGTGGCTGCCCGCGGCAAGCAGGTCGTTGTGGCGTGGTTCACCGCCGCCGGTGAGGTGCCGCATGTGAAGGCGGCCTTCTCCGAGGACGGCGGCGAGACCTTCGGGCCGCCGGTCCTGCTCGACCAGGGCCAGCCCACCGGGCGGGTGGATGCCGTCTTGCTGGACGACGGCACGGCCTTCGTGAGCTGGATCGAGGGGAAAAGCGCCGGCGAGGAAGCCGGCCTCTATGCACGCCGGGTGACGCCCGACGGCCGGACGAGCGAGGCCGTGCTGCTGATGCCGTCGACGACGTCGCGGGCCGGCGGCTACCCCCGCATGGTTCACGCCGGGCAGGAACTCGTCTTTGCCTGGACCGAGCCCGGCACACCCGGCCGCGTCCGCTCCGCCCGGGCCCGGCTGGGGAACTGA
- a CDS encoding TonB-dependent receptor, giving the protein MRFFAALVLFSLAQGALAQNWGEVAGRVTEKDSGAPLPGVTVLVNGTNFGTASDEQGRYSLRLPEGRYLLRFSAVGFAARLDSAHVRRDRTFFLDVVLTPETIELEGVTVEGRAVQEEAGVYEVDPRTVQDIPMPVNDGLRALKTMPGVATNNELSNQYSVRGGGFNENLIFINGFEIFLPFRPRQGEQEGLSLLNIDLAERMTFYTGGFPARYGGKLSSALDVQYRRPNRTGAPLSGSAYASLLDAGLSGGASALDGRLGWLVGFRKSRPRRFFATQELQGDYNPDFTDLQALLTFTLAPGHELEALGMWAEHTFTLDPSARKTFFGTLSQDSRRAPSNLKSIWISYDAGSEERDGYATRFAGLRLSNRLTPALRLEHDVSYFHTVEDEVFQLSGSSVLFQVDPGSENPQGGEGLFPIGNSRQEEHANNRVRVTTWTGQSRWQLLLGRHVAEAGLFFRHLTFNDRLDEATSVTGRSTDGDVIRIVANELQDSASLSARQAGFYLQDSFDVLPGRPGRFTFTGGLRADYFSFNDELTLSPRFSTRFRLDERTTLLGAWGIYYQTPTYRELRGQPEPGETILGALNRNLKSQRSMQFVAGVEHFLPKQRFYLRGEAYYKDLHDLITYDIENVRVLYSGENDADGYAYGFDLQLRGEFVPGLESWVNYSFLVARERFKEAFVDEYRDGSIPRPTDQRHTVSLFVQDYIPGDTTWKIHLRTLFGSGLPYTPPRPGPKVGNLVTQVPGERFSARYPRYFRFDMGLTKHIAVFEHGISGPVRLELTGEILNVFNMVNTVEYTWVPDAAGIWTRIPTRLTPRTVNVRLRVDF; this is encoded by the coding sequence ATGCGTTTTTTTGCTGCGCTTGTGCTGTTTTCGCTGGCACAGGGCGCCCTGGCCCAGAACTGGGGCGAGGTAGCCGGCCGCGTCACCGAGAAAGATTCCGGTGCGCCCCTGCCCGGTGTAACGGTGCTGGTGAACGGCACCAATTTCGGCACCGCCTCGGACGAACAGGGACGTTACAGCCTCCGGTTGCCCGAAGGCCGTTACCTCCTGCGCTTCTCCGCCGTCGGCTTTGCCGCCCGCCTGGATTCGGCACACGTGCGCCGGGATCGAACCTTCTTCCTGGACGTGGTCCTCACGCCGGAGACGATCGAACTGGAGGGGGTGACGGTGGAAGGACGCGCGGTCCAGGAAGAAGCCGGCGTCTATGAGGTCGACCCGCGCACCGTGCAGGACATACCGATGCCCGTCAACGACGGCCTCCGTGCGCTCAAGACCATGCCCGGCGTGGCGACCAACAACGAGCTCTCCAACCAGTACTCGGTCCGTGGCGGCGGCTTCAACGAAAACCTCATCTTCATCAACGGCTTCGAAATCTTCCTTCCCTTCCGCCCGCGCCAGGGCGAGCAAGAGGGCCTGAGCCTGCTCAACATCGACCTGGCCGAACGGATGACGTTCTATACGGGCGGTTTTCCGGCCCGCTACGGCGGCAAGCTCTCCTCGGCCCTCGACGTGCAATACCGGCGCCCGAACCGCACCGGGGCCCCGCTCAGCGGCTCGGCCTACGCCTCGCTCCTGGACGCCGGCCTCAGCGGCGGCGCCTCGGCCCTCGACGGGCGGCTCGGATGGCTCGTCGGTTTCCGCAAGTCCCGCCCCCGGCGGTTCTTCGCCACCCAGGAACTCCAGGGCGACTATAACCCGGACTTTACCGACCTCCAGGCCCTGCTCACCTTCACCCTGGCGCCCGGGCATGAACTCGAAGCCCTCGGGATGTGGGCCGAACACACCTTCACGCTCGACCCCAGCGCCCGCAAAACCTTCTTCGGCACCCTCAGCCAGGACAGCCGCCGCGCCCCCTCCAACCTCAAGTCGATCTGGATCAGCTACGATGCCGGCAGCGAGGAACGCGACGGCTACGCCACCCGCTTCGCCGGGCTGCGCCTCTCGAACCGGCTCACCCCGGCGCTCCGCCTCGAACACGACGTATCCTACTTCCATACTGTCGAGGACGAGGTGTTCCAGCTCAGCGGATCGTCCGTGCTGTTTCAGGTGGACCCCGGCAGCGAAAACCCCCAGGGAGGGGAGGGCCTCTTTCCCATCGGCAACTCCCGGCAGGAAGAGCATGCCAACAACCGCGTCCGCGTGACGACCTGGACCGGCCAGAGCCGCTGGCAACTGCTGCTCGGGCGGCACGTCGCCGAGGCCGGCCTCTTCTTCCGCCACCTCACCTTCAACGATCGCCTCGACGAGGCCACCTCCGTCACCGGCCGCTCCACCGACGGCGACGTCATCCGTATCGTCGCCAACGAACTCCAGGACAGCGCCTCGCTCAGCGCCCGGCAGGCCGGCTTCTACCTGCAAGACAGCTTCGACGTCCTGCCCGGCCGTCCCGGCCGCTTCACGTTCACCGGCGGTCTCCGCGCCGACTATTTCTCCTTCAACGACGAACTCACCCTCTCACCCCGCTTCTCCACCCGCTTCCGCCTCGACGAGCGCACCACGCTGCTCGGCGCCTGGGGGATCTATTACCAGACACCGACCTACCGCGAGTTGCGGGGCCAGCCGGAGCCCGGCGAAACGATCCTGGGCGCGCTCAACCGCAACCTCAAATCCCAGCGGTCGATGCAGTTCGTCGCCGGCGTCGAACACTTCCTGCCGAAACAACGCTTCTACCTGCGCGGCGAGGCCTACTACAAAGACCTGCACGACCTGATCACGTATGACATCGAGAACGTCCGGGTGCTCTACTCCGGCGAAAACGACGCCGACGGCTACGCCTACGGCTTCGACCTGCAACTCCGGGGCGAGTTCGTGCCGGGCCTCGAGAGCTGGGTCAACTACAGCTTCCTCGTCGCCCGCGAGCGCTTCAAGGAAGCGTTCGTCGACGAATATCGTGACGGCTCCATCCCCCGCCCGACGGACCAGCGCCACACGGTCTCGCTCTTCGTCCAGGACTACATCCCCGGGGACACGACCTGGAAGATCCACCTCCGCACGCTCTTCGGCAGCGGCCTGCCCTACACCCCGCCCCGCCCCGGACCGAAGGTGGGGAACCTCGTCACGCAGGTTCCCGGCGAGCGTTTCTCGGCCCGCTATCCGCGCTATTTCCGGTTCGACATGGGGCTGACGAAACACATCGCCGTCTTCGAACACGGCATCAGCGGGCCGGTGCGGCTCGAACTCACGGGCGAGATCCTCAACGTCTTCAACATGGTCAACACGGTCGAATACACCTGGGTGCCCGACGCCGCCGGCATCTGGACCCGCATCCCGACCCGCCTGACTCCCCGCACCGTCAACGTGCGCCTCCGCGTCGACTTCTGA
- a CDS encoding TIGR00266 family protein, which produces MADVIDYRILGDDMQVVVIELDPGEGVRAEAGAMLFMSDGVRMQTGTEGGLFKGFKRVLTGESFFITTFMQAGSNRGTVAFGAPYPGKIIPIDLAEHGGAFLCQKDAFLCAARGVEIEVAFTKRLGAGLFGGEGFILQQLSGDGMAFVHAGGTIIRHDLAPGQTLRVDTGCLATFSTTIDYDIRFVGGFKNALFGGEGLFLAHLTGPGVVYLQSLPFSRLADRIYAVARAGQDREERKGVGGSGLFGGLISGDKW; this is translated from the coding sequence ATGGCAGACGTGATCGACTACCGGATTCTCGGCGACGACATGCAGGTGGTGGTGATCGAGCTCGATCCCGGCGAAGGCGTGCGGGCCGAGGCAGGAGCCATGCTCTTCATGAGCGACGGCGTTCGGATGCAGACCGGCACGGAAGGGGGCCTGTTCAAAGGATTCAAACGGGTGCTCACCGGCGAGAGCTTCTTCATCACCACCTTCATGCAGGCAGGCTCGAACCGGGGGACGGTGGCCTTCGGAGCACCCTATCCCGGCAAGATCATCCCGATCGATCTGGCCGAGCACGGAGGGGCTTTTCTCTGCCAGAAGGATGCCTTTCTGTGTGCGGCCCGGGGTGTCGAGATCGAGGTGGCCTTCACGAAACGGCTCGGGGCCGGGCTCTTCGGAGGGGAAGGCTTCATCCTGCAGCAGCTCTCCGGAGACGGGATGGCTTTCGTGCATGCAGGCGGCACGATCATCCGGCACGACCTGGCCCCCGGCCAGACGCTCCGCGTCGATACGGGCTGCCTGGCTACCTTTTCGACGACCATCGACTATGACATCCGGTTCGTCGGTGGCTTCAAGAATGCGCTCTTTGGCGGCGAGGGGCTGTTTCTGGCCCACCTGACCGGTCCCGGCGTCGTGTACCTGCAGAGCCTGCCCTTCTCGCGCCTGGCCGACCGCATCTACGCCGTGGCGCGTGCCGGCCAGGATCGGGAAGAACGGAAAGGGGTGGGGGGCAGCGGCCTGTTCGGCGGGCTCATCAGCGGAGACAAGTGGTGA
- a CDS encoding M28 family metallopeptidase, which translates to MRIVLTAFLLFLLSAPALRAQEAGWVEAYRGVADRIIDAALDDSAAFDRLAYLVDTFGPRFSGTQNLEDAIDWVLAEMAADGLENVRGEPVMVPRWVRGRESLTLLAPHERELQMLGLGGSVATPPEGIEAEVLVVGSFDELRARAAEAAGKIVLYNVPFTTYGETVRYRTTGAVEAARAGAVASLVRSVGPFSLYTPHTGNSRYEEGVPEIPHAAVTVEDAMMMQRMQDRGQAIRVRLYMEARTLDDVPSRNVVAELVGRERPEEIVVLGGHIDSWDVGQGAMDDAGGCVAAWEAVRLLKALGLRPRRTLRVVLWTNEENGLRGALAYRDAHLEEIENHVLAIESDAGVFKPTGFGFGGSDAAYEVVRAIGRLLERIEAGAVTRGGGGADIGPLMRLGVPGMGLSVDGSKYFWYHHTNADTLDKLDPHEFNLAVATLAVMAYVVAEMPERLPREVPPGG; encoded by the coding sequence ATGCGCATCGTTCTGACGGCTTTTCTGTTGTTTCTGCTCTCGGCCCCCGCCCTTCGTGCCCAGGAGGCGGGATGGGTGGAGGCCTACCGCGGCGTCGCTGACCGCATCATCGACGCGGCTCTGGATGACAGCGCGGCCTTCGACCGGCTGGCCTACCTGGTCGACACGTTCGGCCCCCGCTTCAGCGGGACGCAAAACTTGGAAGACGCCATCGACTGGGTCCTGGCGGAGATGGCGGCCGACGGGCTGGAGAACGTCCGGGGCGAGCCGGTGATGGTGCCCCGCTGGGTGCGCGGCCGCGAGTCGCTCACGCTGCTGGCGCCCCACGAACGGGAGCTGCAGATGCTGGGGCTCGGCGGCAGCGTCGCCACGCCGCCCGAAGGCATCGAGGCGGAGGTGCTGGTGGTGGGCTCGTTCGACGAGCTCCGGGCGCGGGCCGCCGAAGCGGCGGGCAAGATCGTGCTCTACAACGTGCCCTTCACGACGTATGGCGAGACGGTGCGCTACCGCACCACGGGGGCGGTGGAGGCCGCCCGTGCCGGCGCTGTGGCCAGCCTCGTGCGGTCGGTGGGGCCGTTCTCGCTCTACACGCCGCACACGGGCAACTCGCGCTACGAAGAAGGGGTGCCGGAGATCCCCCACGCCGCCGTGACGGTCGAGGATGCGATGATGATGCAGCGGATGCAGGACCGGGGGCAGGCCATCCGCGTGCGGCTCTACATGGAGGCCCGGACGCTCGACGACGTGCCCTCCCGTAACGTCGTGGCCGAGCTCGTCGGGCGCGAGCGGCCCGAAGAGATCGTCGTGCTCGGCGGGCACATCGACTCGTGGGACGTGGGGCAGGGGGCCATGGACGATGCCGGCGGCTGCGTGGCCGCCTGGGAGGCCGTCCGCCTCCTCAAAGCGCTGGGCCTGCGCCCCCGCCGGACCCTCCGCGTGGTGCTCTGGACCAACGAGGAGAACGGCCTGCGTGGCGCGCTGGCCTACCGCGACGCCCACCTCGAGGAGATCGAGAACCACGTGCTCGCCATCGAGTCGGACGCCGGCGTCTTCAAGCCGACGGGTTTCGGCTTCGGGGGGAGCGATGCAGCCTACGAGGTCGTCCGCGCCATCGGTCGCCTGCTCGAACGCATCGAGGCCGGAGCCGTCACGCGGGGCGGCGGCGGCGCCGACATCGGCCCGCTCATGCGCCTGGGCGTGCCCGGCATGGGCCTCTCCGTGGACGGCTCGAAGTACTTCTGGTATCACCACACGAACGCCGACACGCTCGACAAGCTCGACCCCCACGAGTTCAACTTGGCCGTGGCCACGCTGGCCGTGATGGCCTACGTCGTCGCCGAGATGCCCGAACGCCTGCCCCGCGAGGTACCCCCCGGCGGATAA